The DNA sequence CCGGCCCAGGGCTTCCACGAAGCGGCTGAAGACGAACTCAAAGCCATAGTCATTGCCCACGCAGGTCATGTGCGAGGCGTCGGTGAGGGCGATGGCGGCCAGGGCCCGGCGGTCGGCGCGGTAGCGGCCGCTCAGCTCTTCGGCGAAGTGCTGGGCGTCGCAGAGGCTGCCGCCGTTGCCGCAGGTGAGGATTTTACCGTCGTTTTTGAGGCTTTTCGCCATCAGCTCGGCCGTATCGGCGATGCGGGCCAGGTTGGTTTCATCGGCCAGGAAGTGGTCGAGCACGGCGCGGGCTTCGGTTAGTTCGGCGTGGATGGCCGCGGTGAGGGCAGTGGTGGGATGGGGCACGCGAAAAGGGTGGGGCGCGGAAAAAAAGAACTACAGCTGCGGCCGCTCGGCCGAAGGCGTATTGGGCAGG is a window from the Hymenobacter nivis genome containing:
- the lpcA gene encoding D-sedoheptulose 7-phosphate isomerase, with protein sequence MPHPTTALTAAIHAELTEARAVLDHFLADETNLARIADTAELMAKSLKNDGKILTCGNGGSLCDAQHFAEELSGRYRADRRALAAIALTDASHMTCVGNDYGFEFVFSRFVEALGRPGDVLLAISTSGNSPNVLRAAEAARAQGIKVVALTGKDGGALASICDVEIRAPHSGYADRIQEIHIKVIHILIMLIEQLVLS